In the Malania oleifera isolate guangnan ecotype guangnan chromosome 1, ASM2987363v1, whole genome shotgun sequence genome, one interval contains:
- the LOC131154030 gene encoding serine hydroxymethyltransferase, mitochondrial: MAMTMALRRLSSSLVRKPLPNLFNGGSLYYMSSLPSEAVYEKEKSNVPWPKQLNAPLEVVDPEVSDIIELEKARQWKGLELIPSENFTSVSVMQAVGSVMTNKYSEGYPGARYYGGNEYIDMAESLCQKRALEVFGLDPAKWGVNVQPLSGSPSNFQVYTALLKPHDRIMALDLPHGGHLSHGYQTDTKKISAVSIFFETMPYRLDESTGYIDYDQLEKSAKLFRPKLIVAGASAYARLYDYARIRKVCDKQKAVMLADMAHISGLVAGGVIPSPFEYADVVTTTTHKSLRGPRGAMIFFRKGVKEINKQGQEVLYDYEDKINQAVFPGLQGGPHNHTITGLAVALKQAMTSEYKAYQEQVLSNCSKFAQALIEKGYELVSGGTDNHLVLVNLKNKGIDGSRVEKVLESVHIAANKNTVPGDVSAMVPGGIRMGTPALTSRGFIEEDFVKVAEFFDAAVKLAVKIKAETKGTKLKEFLATMQSGAHIQSGIAELRQQVEEYAKQFPTIGFEKETMKYKN; this comes from the exons ATGGCCATGACAATGGCGCTTCGCAGGCTTTCCTCCTCCCTCGTCCGCAAGCCCTTGCCAAATCTCTTCAATGGCGGCTCCCTCTATTACATg TCATCGTTGCCGAGCGAAGCTGTCTACGAGAAGGAAAAGTCTAATGTTCCA TGGCCAAAGCAATTGAATGCTCCGCTTGAAGTCGTCGATCCGGAGGTATCTGACATTATCGAACTCGAGAAAGCAAGACAATGGAAG GGACTTGAACTCATTCCCTCGGAGAACTTCACATCTGTCTCCGTGATGCAAGCTGTTGGGTCTGTCATGACTAACAAGTACAGTGAAGGATATCCTGGTGCGAGATACTATGGAGGAAATGA GTACATTGACATGGCGGAATCCTTATGCCAGAAGCGTGCTTTGGAAGTGTTTGGGCTGGATCCTGCAAAATGGGGAG TCAATGTGCAGCCTTTGTCTGGCTCTCCGTCCAACTTTCAAGTTTACACTGCATTGTTAAAACCTCATGATAGGATTATGGCACTTGATCTTCCTCATGGTGGGCATCTTTCACATGGCTATCAG ACTGACACCAAGAAGATATCTGCAGTTTCTATCTTTTTTGAGACAATGCCGTATAGACTGGATGAGAGCACCGGTTATATTGACTATGACCAG TTGGAGAAAAGTGCCAAGCTCTTCAGGCCAAAACTAATAGTTGCTGGTGCTAGTGCTTATGCACGCCTCTATGATTACGCACGTATTCGCAAG GTCTGTGACAAGCAGAAAGCAGTTATGCTGGCTGACATGGCTCACATTAGTGGGTTAGTTGCGGGTGGTGTCATCCCATCTCCATTTGAATATGCAGATGTAGTGACCACTACAACCCACAAGTCACTTCGTGGGCCAAGGGGAGCTATGATTTTCTTTAGAAAGGGGGTAAAAGAGATTAATAAGCAAGGGCAAGAG GTGTTGTATGACTATGAAGACAAAATCAATCAGGCTGTCTTTCCTGGACTTCAAGGTGGACCACACAACCACACGATTACTGGCTTGGCAGTTGCCTTGAAACAG GCTATGACTTCAGAATACAAAGCCTACCAAGAGCAAGTTCTTAGTAATTGCTCAAAGTTTGCGCAG GCATTGATAGAGAAGGGCTATGAGCTTGTTTCTGGTGGAACTGATAACCATTTAGTTTTGGTGAACTTGAAAAACAAG ggtattgatggATCCAGAGTTGAAAAAGTGTTGGAGTCTGTTCATATTGCAGCAAACAAAAACACAGTTCCTGGAGATGTGTCTGCCATGGTTCCTGGTGGCATCAGGATGG GGACCCCAGCTCTTACTTCCAGAGGATTCATTGAGGAGGATTTTGTTAAGGTCGCTGAATTTTTTGATGCTGCTGTGAAGTTGGCTGTGAAAATCAAGGCTGAAACCAAAG GGACGAAGCTGAAGGAATTCTTGGCTACAATGCAGTCTGGTGCCCACATCCAATCTGGGATTGCAGAACTTCGCCAACAGGTTGAGGAATATGCAAAACAATTCCCAACCATTGGATTTGAGAAGGAGACCATGAAGTACAAGAACTGA